The following are encoded together in the Glycine max cultivar Williams 82 chromosome 8, Glycine_max_v4.0, whole genome shotgun sequence genome:
- the LOC100812080 gene encoding DEK domain-containing protein isoform X1, which translates to MGEEEPANEVSKTDSNGKSLQEKTLDETTEKKDLETDGGKVLENNGIKENIVKEIEDKKADGVEKVEEDKKIVVVKEAKEDKKEDGVKEAKEDKIEEGVEEVKKDNKEDGVEEAKEDTKEYGVEEVKEDKKDGVEAVNEDKKQDRVEEVEEDKEVDGVKEVIEDKEVDDVKEVKEDKEIDGVKEVVEDKKGDELKEIEEDKKDDHISETDKMDEDTKVKETIEGKQENEKVQAEKPEVDAMEVEGGIQEEESDEKEKKDVAMEEDEDEDKDNIDKSKEEEKAEDSKGKKGSKKRGIGKIDGEKVKEKRTEPKKTEPRTPTIERPVRERKSVERLVASIDKDATKEFLIEKGRGTPLKNIPNVAFKLSRRKTEDTFKLLHTILFGRRGKAVEIKSNISRFSGFVWRDNEEKQRIKVKEKLDKCNKEKLLEFCDVLDITINKATSRKEDIIAKLIDFLVAPHATTTVLLAEKDKPSKGTKRKRVVKRGSSRSATTSRRSVKSQKKNEDSSVVRRKSTSDAEDESEEEERDEENEEENENGVPNKSEDETPEKSESEDKSDSGSESEDTKEKKKPSKTSSTKKESAKKSKIEKITVATKTRSPHKRTPKKASFNLSKSDDDSDESPNPKVFSRKKKNEKGGKQKTDDDSDESPNPKVFSRKKKNEKGGKQKIDDDSDESPNPKVFSRKKNEKGGKQKRSTPTKSTSKEKTAEKVTKGKGKKKEKSSPSDNQLRDAICKILKEVDFNTATFTDILKQLAKQFDMDLTPKKASIKLMIQEELTKLADEADDEEDGEEDAEKDEAPSTGQEVKA; encoded by the exons ATGGGTGAGGAAGAACCAGCGAATGAAGTTTCCAAGACTGATTCAAATGGAAAGAGCTTGCAGGAGAAAACTTTGGATGAAACTACTGAGAAAAAGGACTTGGAAACTGATGGAGGAAAAGTCTTGGAGAACAATGGAATCAAAGAGAatattgtaaaagaaattgaagataagAAAGCTGATGGTGTGGAAAAGGTAGAAGAGGACAAGAAAATTGTTGTTGTGAAAGAAGCAAAAGAGGATAAGAAAGAAGATGGGGTGAAAGAAGCTAAAGAGGATAAGATAGAAGAAGGGGTGGAAGAAGTAAAAAAGGATAACAAAGAAGATGGAGTGGAAGAAGCAAAAGAGGATACGAAAGAATATGGGGTTGAAGAAGTAAAGGAGGATAAAAAAGATGGGGTGGAAGCAGTAAATGAGGATAAGAAACAAGATAGGGTGGAAGAAGTAGAAGAGGATAAGGAAGTTGATGGTGTGAAAGAAGTCATAGAGGATAAGGAAGTTGATGATGTGAAAGAAGTCAAGGAGGATAAGGAAATTGATGGTGTGAAAGAAGTAGTAGAAGATAAAAAAGGTGATGAGTTGAAAGAAATAGAAGAGGATAAGAAAGATGATCATATATCTGAGACTGATAAAATGGATGAAGACACCAAGGTTAAGGAAACAATTGAAGGtaaacaagaaaatgaaaaagtgcAAGCGGAGAAACCAGAAGTAGATGCTATGGAAGTAGAGGGTGGCATTCAGGAGGAGGAGAGCgatgaaaaggagaaaaaagacgTGGCGATGGAGGAGGATGAAGATGAGGATAAGGATAATATTGATaagtcaaaagaagaagagaaggcaGAAGATAGTAAGGGTAAGAAAGGATCAAAAAAACGTGGGATAGGGAAGATCGATGGGgagaaagtgaaagaaaaaagaacggAACCAAAGAAAACAGAGCCAAGGACTCCTACTATTGAACGCCCTGTGCGGGAAAGGAAGTCAGTGGAGAGGTTGGTAGCATCAATTGATAAAGATGCAACCAAAGAATTTCTCATTGAAAAG GGTCGTGGTAcacctttaaaaaatataccaaaTG TGGCATTTAAGTTATCTAGAAGGAAGACTGAAGATACGTTCAAATTGCTCCATACAATTCTCTTTGGAAGGAGAGGAAAG GCAGTTGAGATCAAGAGTAATATATCAAGGTTTTCTGGTTTCGTGTGGCGTGACAATGAG GAAAAGCAAAGgattaaagtaaaagaaaaacttgaCAAGTGTAATAAAGAGAAGTTACTGGAATTCTGTGATGTGCTTGACATAACAATTAACAAGGCAACATCAAGGAAG GAAGATATTATTGCTAAGCTTATAGATTTTTTAGTTGCCCCTCATGCAACCACAACTGTGTTACTTGCGGAAAAAGACAAg CCCAGTAAGGGAACAAAGCGCAAGCGTGTTGTAAAACGGGGTTCATCAAGATCTGCAACAACTTCAAGACGTTCTGTGAAG AGtcagaagaaaaatgaagattCTTCAGTAGTGCGGAGAAAGAGTACAAGTGACGCAGAAGATGAGTCagaggaagaagagagagatgaagaaaatgaggaggaaaatgaaaatggtGTTCCTAACAAATCTGAGGATGAAACACCAGAGAAATCTGAAAGTGAAGACAAAAGTGATTCTGGGAGTGAATCTGAagatacaaaagaaaagaaaaaaccttCTAAAACATCATCCACTAAGAAAGAATCTGctaagaaaagtaaaattgagaaaattacAGTTGCAACTAAAACTCGATCACCACATAAAAGAACACCTAAGAAAGCATCATTCAACCTCTCAAAGTCTGATGATGACAGTGATGAAAGTCCAAATCCAAAGGTCTTttcaaggaagaagaaaaatgagaaagGAGGAAAGCAGAAGACTGATGATGATAGTGATGAAAGTCCAAATCCAAAGGTATTttcaaggaagaagaaaaatgagaaagGAGGAAAGCAGAAGATTGATGATGATAGTGATGAAAGTCCAAATCCAAAGGTCTTTTCaaggaagaaaaatgagaaaGGAGGAAAGCAGAAGAGGTCAACACCAACAAAGTCTACATCCAAAGAGAAAACTG CAGAAAAAGTCACTAAAGGAAAAGGCAAGAAGAAAGAGAAGTCAAGCCCTAGTGATAATCAGTTACGTGATGCGATATGTAAAATTCTTAAAGAAGTTGACTTCAATACG gCAACATTTACTGACATTCTGAAGCAACTTG CTAAGCAATTTGATATGGATCTCACTCCTAAAAAGGCATCTATAAAGCTGATGATTCAGGAAGAACTGACAAAACTAGCTGATGAAGCAGATGACGAGGAGGACGGAGAAGaggatgctgagaaagatgaaGCCCCATCTACAGGCCAGGAGGTTAAAGCCTGA
- the LOC100812080 gene encoding DEK domain-containing protein isoform 2 (isoform 2 is encoded by transcript variant 2), which produces MGEEEPANEVSKTDSNGKSLQEKTLDETTEKKDLETDGGKVLENNGIKENIVKEIEDKKADGVEKVEEDKKIVVVKEAKEDKKEDGVKEAKEDKIEEGVEEVKKDNKEDGVEEAKEDTKEYGVEEVKEDKKDGVEAVNEDKKQDRVEEVEEDKEVDGVKEVIEDKEVDDVKEVKEDKEIDGVKEVVEDKKGDELKEIEEDKKDDHISETDKMDEDTKVKETIEGKQENEKVQAEKPEVDAMEVEGGIQEEESDEKEKKDVAMEEDEDEDKDNIDKSKEEEKAEDSKGKKGSKKRGIGKIDGEKVKEKRTEPKKTEPRTPTIERPVRERKSVERLVASIDKDATKEFLIEKGRGTPLKNIPNVAFKLSRRKTEDTFKLLHTILFGRRGKAVEIKSNISRFSGFVWRDNEEKQRIKVKEKLDKCNKEKLLEFCDVLDITINKATSRKEDIIAKLIDFLVAPHATTTVLLAEKDKPSKGTKRKRVVKRGSSRSATTSRRSVKSQKKNEDSSVVRRKSTSDAEDESEEEERDEENEEENENGVPNKSEDETPEKSESEDKSDSGSESEDTKEKKKPSKTSSTKKESAKKSKIEKITVATKTRSPHKRTPKKASFNLSKSDDDSDESPNPKVFSRKKKNEKGGKQKTDDDSDESPNPKVFSRKKKNEKGGKQKIDDDSDESPNPKVFSRKKNEKGGKQKRSTPTKSTSKEKTEKVTKGKGKKKEKSSPSDNQLRDAICKILKEVDFNTATFTDILKQLAKQFDMDLTPKKASIKLMIQEELTKLADEADDEEDGEEDAEKDEAPSTGQEVKA; this is translated from the exons ATGGGTGAGGAAGAACCAGCGAATGAAGTTTCCAAGACTGATTCAAATGGAAAGAGCTTGCAGGAGAAAACTTTGGATGAAACTACTGAGAAAAAGGACTTGGAAACTGATGGAGGAAAAGTCTTGGAGAACAATGGAATCAAAGAGAatattgtaaaagaaattgaagataagAAAGCTGATGGTGTGGAAAAGGTAGAAGAGGACAAGAAAATTGTTGTTGTGAAAGAAGCAAAAGAGGATAAGAAAGAAGATGGGGTGAAAGAAGCTAAAGAGGATAAGATAGAAGAAGGGGTGGAAGAAGTAAAAAAGGATAACAAAGAAGATGGAGTGGAAGAAGCAAAAGAGGATACGAAAGAATATGGGGTTGAAGAAGTAAAGGAGGATAAAAAAGATGGGGTGGAAGCAGTAAATGAGGATAAGAAACAAGATAGGGTGGAAGAAGTAGAAGAGGATAAGGAAGTTGATGGTGTGAAAGAAGTCATAGAGGATAAGGAAGTTGATGATGTGAAAGAAGTCAAGGAGGATAAGGAAATTGATGGTGTGAAAGAAGTAGTAGAAGATAAAAAAGGTGATGAGTTGAAAGAAATAGAAGAGGATAAGAAAGATGATCATATATCTGAGACTGATAAAATGGATGAAGACACCAAGGTTAAGGAAACAATTGAAGGtaaacaagaaaatgaaaaagtgcAAGCGGAGAAACCAGAAGTAGATGCTATGGAAGTAGAGGGTGGCATTCAGGAGGAGGAGAGCgatgaaaaggagaaaaaagacgTGGCGATGGAGGAGGATGAAGATGAGGATAAGGATAATATTGATaagtcaaaagaagaagagaaggcaGAAGATAGTAAGGGTAAGAAAGGATCAAAAAAACGTGGGATAGGGAAGATCGATGGGgagaaagtgaaagaaaaaagaacggAACCAAAGAAAACAGAGCCAAGGACTCCTACTATTGAACGCCCTGTGCGGGAAAGGAAGTCAGTGGAGAGGTTGGTAGCATCAATTGATAAAGATGCAACCAAAGAATTTCTCATTGAAAAG GGTCGTGGTAcacctttaaaaaatataccaaaTG TGGCATTTAAGTTATCTAGAAGGAAGACTGAAGATACGTTCAAATTGCTCCATACAATTCTCTTTGGAAGGAGAGGAAAG GCAGTTGAGATCAAGAGTAATATATCAAGGTTTTCTGGTTTCGTGTGGCGTGACAATGAG GAAAAGCAAAGgattaaagtaaaagaaaaacttgaCAAGTGTAATAAAGAGAAGTTACTGGAATTCTGTGATGTGCTTGACATAACAATTAACAAGGCAACATCAAGGAAG GAAGATATTATTGCTAAGCTTATAGATTTTTTAGTTGCCCCTCATGCAACCACAACTGTGTTACTTGCGGAAAAAGACAAg CCCAGTAAGGGAACAAAGCGCAAGCGTGTTGTAAAACGGGGTTCATCAAGATCTGCAACAACTTCAAGACGTTCTGTGAAG AGtcagaagaaaaatgaagattCTTCAGTAGTGCGGAGAAAGAGTACAAGTGACGCAGAAGATGAGTCagaggaagaagagagagatgaagaaaatgaggaggaaaatgaaaatggtGTTCCTAACAAATCTGAGGATGAAACACCAGAGAAATCTGAAAGTGAAGACAAAAGTGATTCTGGGAGTGAATCTGAagatacaaaagaaaagaaaaaaccttCTAAAACATCATCCACTAAGAAAGAATCTGctaagaaaagtaaaattgagaaaattacAGTTGCAACTAAAACTCGATCACCACATAAAAGAACACCTAAGAAAGCATCATTCAACCTCTCAAAGTCTGATGATGACAGTGATGAAAGTCCAAATCCAAAGGTCTTttcaaggaagaagaaaaatgagaaagGAGGAAAGCAGAAGACTGATGATGATAGTGATGAAAGTCCAAATCCAAAGGTATTttcaaggaagaagaaaaatgagaaagGAGGAAAGCAGAAGATTGATGATGATAGTGATGAAAGTCCAAATCCAAAGGTCTTTTCaaggaagaaaaatgagaaaGGAGGAAAGCAGAAGAGGTCAACACCAACAAAGTCTACATCCAAAGAGAAAACTG AAAAAGTCACTAAAGGAAAAGGCAAGAAGAAAGAGAAGTCAAGCCCTAGTGATAATCAGTTACGTGATGCGATATGTAAAATTCTTAAAGAAGTTGACTTCAATACG gCAACATTTACTGACATTCTGAAGCAACTTG CTAAGCAATTTGATATGGATCTCACTCCTAAAAAGGCATCTATAAAGCTGATGATTCAGGAAGAACTGACAAAACTAGCTGATGAAGCAGATGACGAGGAGGACGGAGAAGaggatgctgagaaagatgaaGCCCCATCTACAGGCCAGGAGGTTAAAGCCTGA
- the LOC100813169 gene encoding nuclear transcription factor Y subunit B-3, protein MADSDNDSGGAHNGGKGSEMSPREQDRFLPIANVSRIMKKALPANAKISKDAKETVQECVSEFISFITGEASDKCQREKRKTINGDDLLWAMTTLGFEDYVEPLKGYLQRFREMEGEKTVAARDKDAPPLTNATNSAYESANYAAAAAVPGGIMMHQGHVYGSAGFHQVAGGAIKGGPAYPGPGSNAGRPR, encoded by the coding sequence ATGGCGGACTCCGACAACGACTCCGGCGGCGCGCACAACGGCGGCAAGGGGAGCGAGATGTCGCCGCGGGAGCAGGACCGGTTTCTCCCGATCGCGAACGTGAGCCGCATCATGAAGAAGGCGCTGCCGGCGAACGCGAAGATCTCGAAGGACGCGAAGGAGACGGTGCAGGAGTGCGTGTCAGAGTTCATCAGCTTCATCACCGGCGAGGCCTCCGACAAGTGCCAGCGCGAGAAGCGCAAGACGATCAACGGCGACGACCTGCTCTGGGCGATGACCACTCTGGGCTTCGAGGACTACGTGGAGCCTCTCAAAGGCTACCTCCAGCGCTTCCGAGAAATGGAAGGAGAGAAGACCGTGGCGGCGCGTGACAAGGACGCGCCTCCTCTTACGAATGCTACCAACAGTGCCTACGAGAGTGCTAAttatgctgctgctgctgctgttcCTGGTGGAATCATGATGCATCAGGGACACGTGTACGGTTCTGCCGGCTTCCATCAAGTGGCTGGCGGGGCTATAAAGGGTGGGCCTGCTTATCCTGGGCCTGGATCCAATGCCGGTAGGCCCAGATAA
- the LOC100812080 gene encoding DEK domain-containing protein isoform X3 translates to MGEEEPANEVSKTDSNGKSLQEKTLDETTEKKDLETDGGKVLENNGIKENIVKEIEDKKADGVEKVEEDKKIVVVKEAKEDKKEDGVKEAKEDKIEEGVEEVKKDNKEDGVEEAKEDTKEYGVEEVKEDKKDGVEAVNEDKKQDRVEEVEEDKEVDGVKEVIEDKEVDDVKEVKEDKEIDGVKEVVEDKKGDELKEIEEDKKDDHISETDKMDEDTKVKETIEGKQENEKVQAEKPEVDAMEVEGGIQEEESDEKEKKDVAMEEDEDEDKDNIDKSKEEEKAEDSKGKKGSKKRGIGKIDGEKVKEKRTEPKKTEPRTPTIERPVRERKSVERLVASIDKDATKEFLIEKGRGTPLKNIPNVAFKLSRRKTEDTFKLLHTILFGRRGKAVEIKSNISRFSGFVWRDNEEKQRIKVKEKLDKCNKEKLLEFCDVLDITINKATSRKEDIIAKLIDFLVAPHATTTVLLAEKDKPSKGTKRKRVVKRGSSRSATTSRRSVKSQKKNEDSSVVRRKSTSDAEDESEEEERDEENEEENENGVPNKSEDETPEKSESEDKSDSGSESEDTKEKKKPSKTSSTKKESAKKSKIEKITVATKTRSPHKRTPKKASFNLSKSDDDSDESPNPKVFSRKKKNEKGGKQKTDDDSDESPNPKVFSRKKKNEKGGKQKIDDDSDESPNPKVFSRKKNEKGGKQKRSTPTKSTSKEKTGNIY, encoded by the exons ATGGGTGAGGAAGAACCAGCGAATGAAGTTTCCAAGACTGATTCAAATGGAAAGAGCTTGCAGGAGAAAACTTTGGATGAAACTACTGAGAAAAAGGACTTGGAAACTGATGGAGGAAAAGTCTTGGAGAACAATGGAATCAAAGAGAatattgtaaaagaaattgaagataagAAAGCTGATGGTGTGGAAAAGGTAGAAGAGGACAAGAAAATTGTTGTTGTGAAAGAAGCAAAAGAGGATAAGAAAGAAGATGGGGTGAAAGAAGCTAAAGAGGATAAGATAGAAGAAGGGGTGGAAGAAGTAAAAAAGGATAACAAAGAAGATGGAGTGGAAGAAGCAAAAGAGGATACGAAAGAATATGGGGTTGAAGAAGTAAAGGAGGATAAAAAAGATGGGGTGGAAGCAGTAAATGAGGATAAGAAACAAGATAGGGTGGAAGAAGTAGAAGAGGATAAGGAAGTTGATGGTGTGAAAGAAGTCATAGAGGATAAGGAAGTTGATGATGTGAAAGAAGTCAAGGAGGATAAGGAAATTGATGGTGTGAAAGAAGTAGTAGAAGATAAAAAAGGTGATGAGTTGAAAGAAATAGAAGAGGATAAGAAAGATGATCATATATCTGAGACTGATAAAATGGATGAAGACACCAAGGTTAAGGAAACAATTGAAGGtaaacaagaaaatgaaaaagtgcAAGCGGAGAAACCAGAAGTAGATGCTATGGAAGTAGAGGGTGGCATTCAGGAGGAGGAGAGCgatgaaaaggagaaaaaagacgTGGCGATGGAGGAGGATGAAGATGAGGATAAGGATAATATTGATaagtcaaaagaagaagagaaggcaGAAGATAGTAAGGGTAAGAAAGGATCAAAAAAACGTGGGATAGGGAAGATCGATGGGgagaaagtgaaagaaaaaagaacggAACCAAAGAAAACAGAGCCAAGGACTCCTACTATTGAACGCCCTGTGCGGGAAAGGAAGTCAGTGGAGAGGTTGGTAGCATCAATTGATAAAGATGCAACCAAAGAATTTCTCATTGAAAAG GGTCGTGGTAcacctttaaaaaatataccaaaTG TGGCATTTAAGTTATCTAGAAGGAAGACTGAAGATACGTTCAAATTGCTCCATACAATTCTCTTTGGAAGGAGAGGAAAG GCAGTTGAGATCAAGAGTAATATATCAAGGTTTTCTGGTTTCGTGTGGCGTGACAATGAG GAAAAGCAAAGgattaaagtaaaagaaaaacttgaCAAGTGTAATAAAGAGAAGTTACTGGAATTCTGTGATGTGCTTGACATAACAATTAACAAGGCAACATCAAGGAAG GAAGATATTATTGCTAAGCTTATAGATTTTTTAGTTGCCCCTCATGCAACCACAACTGTGTTACTTGCGGAAAAAGACAAg CCCAGTAAGGGAACAAAGCGCAAGCGTGTTGTAAAACGGGGTTCATCAAGATCTGCAACAACTTCAAGACGTTCTGTGAAG AGtcagaagaaaaatgaagattCTTCAGTAGTGCGGAGAAAGAGTACAAGTGACGCAGAAGATGAGTCagaggaagaagagagagatgaagaaaatgaggaggaaaatgaaaatggtGTTCCTAACAAATCTGAGGATGAAACACCAGAGAAATCTGAAAGTGAAGACAAAAGTGATTCTGGGAGTGAATCTGAagatacaaaagaaaagaaaaaaccttCTAAAACATCATCCACTAAGAAAGAATCTGctaagaaaagtaaaattgagaaaattacAGTTGCAACTAAAACTCGATCACCACATAAAAGAACACCTAAGAAAGCATCATTCAACCTCTCAAAGTCTGATGATGACAGTGATGAAAGTCCAAATCCAAAGGTCTTttcaaggaagaagaaaaatgagaaagGAGGAAAGCAGAAGACTGATGATGATAGTGATGAAAGTCCAAATCCAAAGGTATTttcaaggaagaagaaaaatgagaaagGAGGAAAGCAGAAGATTGATGATGATAGTGATGAAAGTCCAAATCCAAAGGTCTTTTCaaggaagaaaaatgagaaaGGAGGAAAGCAGAAGAGGTCAACACCAACAAAGTCTACATCCAAAGAGAAAACTG gCAACATTTACTGA
- the LOC100782869 gene encoding cleavage and polyadenylation specificity factor subunit 6, with protein MDEAEGGYGESGDPMDQFHRNEAISAVADDGFLGEEEDDDYEDLYNDVNVGEGFLQSLRKNDDSGFRNDDVEEKKPPPPPPAVPDATGVSIPGDGGGGEGVGGGGSGVVESRVSGSVDGFQNQGFRGNDVGSKGGIRVELGNQSGKLTEIEDQGGNDGAAVQGIGQQPPGVVVGSVGNEGLVRQCQGGGGGSGGGGNVIRVGGNGVGNSVSAVSGVNTGGVGGGGGGGAAGGSGGTILFVGDLHWWTTDAELETELSKYGPVKEVKFFDEKASGKSKGYCQVEFFDPSAATACKEGMNGHVFNGRPCVVAFASPFTVKKMGEAQINRNQQMNPSAVPQGRRGPADAGAKPGGSNISTVGNYQGGEGNRGYGRGGGNWGRGNNPGMGNRGPVNPMRNRGGGMGGRGIMGHGGNGFGQGMGGTPPMLHPQSMMNQGFDPAFGGPMGRMGGYGGFPGAPTPPFSGILPSFPGVGGVGLPGVAPHVNPAFFGRGMPVNGMGMMPGSGMDGPNMGMWSDPNMGGWGGEEPGGGKAGESSYGEEAASDHQYGEVSHDRAGWPMREKDRGSERDWSGTSERRYRDDRDQGYERDAPKEEDMGHDHEWSERRHRDDRETGRERSRDRDRERSRDRDRDRERDHRERDRHREDRDKYADHHRYRDREAEHDDEWERGRSSRMHSKSRLSQEEEHHSRPRDADYGKRRRLTSE; from the coding sequence ATGGACGAGGCCGAGGGAGGGTACGGTGAGAGCGGCGATCCCATGGATCAGTTCCACCGTAACGAAGCTATATCCGCCGTCGCCGACGACGGTTTCTTGGGCGAGGAAGAAGACGACGATTACGAGGATCTTTACAACGACGTCAACGTCGGCGAAGGGTTTCTTCAATCGTTGCGCAAGAACGACGATTCGGGGTTTCGAAACGACGACGTCGAGGAAAAGAAGcctccgccgccgccgccggcGGTTCCGGATGCCACTGGGGTCTCGATACCGGGTGACGGTGGCGGTGGAGAGGGTGTCGGTGGTGGTGGAAGCGGGGTTGTGGAATCTAGGGTTTCTGGGAGTGTTGATGGGTTTCAGAATCAAGGGTTTAGAGGGAACGATGTGGGTTCCAAAGGCGGGATTAGGGTTGAATTAGGGAACCAATCTGGGAAACTGACTGAAATTGAGGATCAGGGTGGGAATGATGGTGCTGCAGTGCAGGGGATTGGGCAGCAACCACCTGGTGTGGTTGTTGGGAGTGTGGGAAATGAGGGTTTGGTGAGACAATGtcaaggtggtggtggtggtagtggAGGAGGAGGGAATGTTATTAGGGTTGGTGGAAATGGTGTTGGGAACAGTGTGAGTGCTGTTAGTGGTGTTAATACTGGAGGAgttggaggtggtggtggtggtggtgctgcTGGTGGTTCTGGTGGTACTATACTGTTTGTGGGTGATTTGCATTGGTGGACTACTGATGCTGAGCTTGAAACTGAGCTTAGTAAGTATGGGCCTGTTAAGGAGGTGAAGTTTTTCGATGAGAAGGCGAGTGGGAAGTCGAAGGGGTATTGTCAGGTTGAGTTTTTTGACCCTTCTGCTGCCACTGCTTGTAAGGAAGGGATGAATGGGCATGTTTTTAATGGGAGGCCGTGTGTTGTTGCGTTTGCATCGCCTTTTACAGTTAAGAAAATGGGGGAGGCTCAGATAAATAGGAATCAGCAGATGAACCCTTCTGCTGTTCCTCAGGGAAGGAGGGGGCCTGCTGATGCAGGGGCTAAGCCTGGCGGGAGTAATATTTCGACAGTTGGTAATTACCAAGGTGGAGAAGGGAATAGAGGTTATGGAAGAGGAGGAGGTAACTGGGGGAGAGGGAACAATCCTGGTATGGGGAATAGAGGGCCTGTTAATCCAATGAGGAATAGAGGTGGTGGGATGGGTGGTAGAGGTATAATGGGCCATGGTGGAAACGGATTTGGACAGGGTATGGGTGGTACCCCTCCAATGTTGCATCCTCAGTCAATGATGAATCAGGGTTTTGATCCTGCATTTGGTGGTCCCATGGGTAGAATGGGTGGCTATGGAGGCTTTCCCGGTGCTCCGACGCCTCCATTTTCTGGGATTTTGCCTTCATTCCCTGGTGTTGGAGGTGTTGGTTTGCCTGGAGTGGCACCTCATGTTAATCCAGCCTTTTTCGGAAGAGGGATGCCTGTTAATGGTATGGGGATGATGCCCGGATCAGGCATGGATGGTCCTAATATGGGAATGTGGTCAGATCCAAATATGGGTGGATGGGGTGGTGAAGAGCCTGGTGGTGGGAAGGCTGGAGAGTCCAGTTATGGGGAGGAAGCTGCATCTGACCATCAGTATGGTGAGGTGAGTCATGATAGAGCTGGGTGGCCTATGAGGGAGAAAGATAGAGGCTCGGAAAGAGACTGGTCTGGTACTTCTGAGAGAAGGTACAGAGATGATAGAGATCAAGGATATGAAAGAGATGCACCTAAAGAAGAAGACATGGGCCATGACCATGAATGGTCTGAAAGAAGGCATCGTGATGATAGAGAAACGGGCCGAGAACGATCTCGTGATCGTGACCGTGAACGATCTCGAGACCGTGATCGTGACCGCGAAAGGGATCACCGTGAGCGTGACAGGCACAGAGAAGATAGggacaagtatgcagatcatCATAGGTACAGAGACCGGGAGGCAGAGCATGATGATGAGTGGGAGAGGGGACGATCATCAAGGATGCACAGCAAGTCACGATTATCACAAGAGGAAGAACACCATTCTAGGCCAAGAGATGCTGATTATGGGAAGAGGCGGAGGCTTACCTCTGAATAA